In Sorghum bicolor cultivar BTx623 chromosome 10, Sorghum_bicolor_NCBIv3, whole genome shotgun sequence, one genomic interval encodes:
- the LOC8077332 gene encoding uncharacterized protein LOC8077332, protein MGNVVLEATSSMVPPELGDALVKVAVFAVVQALVYLILRKSSDVFAPAGGKTAARSFSFRPMRSMSVRRVLAAFSDVPVGVPPEPEDGAGAVAPASPSPVDPGDDEPASRFKPSSE, encoded by the coding sequence ATGGGCAACGTGGTCCTGGAGGCAACGTCGTCGATGGTGCCACCGGAGCTCGGCGACGCGCTGGTGAAGGTGGCCGTGTTCGCGGTGGTGCAGGCGCTGGTCTACCTCATCCTGCGCAAGTCGTCCGACGTCTTCGCCCCGGCCGGCGGGAAGACGGCGGCGAGGTCGTTCAGCTTCCGCCCGATGCGGAGCATGAGCGTCCGCCGCGTGCTCGCCGCCTTCTCCGACGTCCCTGTCGGCGTCCCGCCGGAGCCCGAGGACGGCGCTGGCGCCGTTGCGCCGGCGTCGCCTTCGCCGGTGGATCCCGGGGATGATGAGCCTGCCAGCCGCTTCAAGCCTTCAAGTGAATAA
- the LOC8077333 gene encoding protein trichome birefringence-like 1 encodes MKSLWKQSGGLVCADAGPLSPLGGRSRRRARLTLYAFAAAFFAFTAYVAFATPPSSAGAGAGAGASWFGGVYASTAPYRSQISSLFSSILPANSPEPLRVPTGGSGGGGQVTRDASTVQVGSAAGSNSSSSAAAGSSEQLGSGGAAPISNASAGSVPPAADLAATGIGGGGAPTNSSASSDGAPNDAVDLNKRSGGGVSTGGGSGSPANSSGVHGTAAEVGENSVDGSNKQSGSGSGALSDAAAGHGSTVRAEANKVASDVSTNSSAGSGNLGKVDLSTGSSNNPAGSGSGVSGSDSDAGNSSTVKPHAGDAVGAGSRGSSGNGTDTKVNLNKGSDAQTGNSNGDASHKSDVSSSLGKKDTKAVTSESSDAQPNSGSGDASHKSPGSSSPVKSNAGDGAIEGSKGNVSVVPTNNQTGSLALAGQKDVGSPRNNNTVVASPSVKNQEQTGSQVAPSGSTGTVNNPKGDAAQGSAGSSENHSTQANSSKSGNNSEGNRSSIKQDGGSGGNKKVDWFKEVASCDMFHGNWVRDDSYPLYPEGSCPHIDEPFDCYLNGRRDLVYQKLRWQPSGCSIPRLNPTDMLERLRGKRLVFVGDSLNRNMWESLVCILRNSVKDKRKVFEASGRREFKTEGSYSFLFTDYNCSVEFFRSPFLVQEWEMKVSSGKKKETLRLDLVEQSSLKYKDADFLIFNTGHWWTHEKTSLGKDYYQEGNHVYNELNVMDAFHKALLTWSKWIDANVNPRKTAVLFRGYSASHFSGGQWNSGGSCDKESEPITNEQYLSTYPPKMSILEDVIHKMKTPVVYLNITRMTDYRKDAHPSIYRKQNLTDEERRSPERYQDCSHWCLPGVPDSWNELVYAQLLIRQHQMRQQ; translated from the exons ATGAAGAGCCTGTGGAAGCAGAGCGGCGGCCTGGTGTGCGCGGACGCCGGGCCGCTCAGCCCGCTCGGAGGCCGCTCGCGGCGCCGCGCGAGGCTCACGCTGTACGCGTTCGCGGCCGCCTTCTTCGCGTTCACCGCCTACGTCGCCTTCGCCACGCCTCCTTCCTCCgcgggcgccggcgccggagctGGCGCCTCGTGGTTCGGCGGAGTGTACGCGTCCACGGCGCCGTACCGCTCGCAGATTTCCAGCCTCTTCTCGTCCATCTTGCCCGCCAACTCGCCAGAGCCGCTGCGCGTACCGACCGGCGGATCGGGCGGCGGTGGGCAGGTGACCCGTGATGCGAGCACTGTGCAAGTCGGGAGCGCGGCggggagcaacagcagcagctctGCCGCGGCTGGGTCTAGTGAGCAGCTGGGAAGTGGAGGCGCCGCTCCGATCAGCAATGCGAGCGCTGGGAGTGTGCCTCCGGCAGCCGATTTGGCCGCTACTGGCATTGGCGGAGGCGGAGCTCCAACGAACAGTTCCGCCTCAAGTGACGGTGCTCCGAACGACGCGGTGGATCTGAATAAACGAAGCGGCGGAGGCGTTTCCACGGGAGGCGGCAGTGGATCCCCGGCCAATAGTTCAGGCGTACATGGAACCGCCGCGGAGGTCGGCGAGAATAGCGTCGATGGGTCTAATAAGCAGTCGGGAAGTGGAAGCGGAGCCCTGAGCGATGCTGCTGCCGGACATGGCAGCACTGTCAGAGCTGAGGCCAACAAAGTTGCAAGTGATGTTTCCACCAATAGTTCTGCGGGGAGTGGCAACTTGGGGAAGGTGGATTTGAGCACCGGATCTTCTAATAATCCGGCAGGGAGTGGAAGTGGCGTTTCAGGCAGTGATTCGGATGCTGGAAATAGCAGCACTGTAAAGCCTCATGCTGGAGATGCTGTTGGAGCTGGGAGCAGGGGTTCTTCTGGAAACGGCACTGATACCAAGGTTAATCTGAATAAAGGTTCAGATGCTCAGACAGGAAACTCAAATGGAGATGCAAGCCATAAATCGGATGTAAGTTCTAGTTTGGGGAAGAAAGATACAAAGGCTGTGACTAGTGAGAGTTCAGATGCTCAACCAAACAGTGGAAGTGGAGATGCAAGCCATAAATCACCTGGAAGTTCTAGTCCAGTAAAGAGCAATGCTGGAGATGGCGCAATTGAGGGCAGTAAGGGAAATGTGAGTGTTGTTCCAACTAATAATCAAACTGGGAGTCTGGCATTGGCAGGGCAGAAAGATGTTGGATCTCCCAGGAACAACAACACAGTTGTAGCATCTCCCTCTGTAAAGAATCAGGAGCAGACCGGGAGCCAAGTTGCTCCCAGCGGGAGCACTGGTACAGTGAATAATCCGAAGGGGGATGCTGCTCAGGGCAGTGCTGGTTCATCAGAGAACCATTCGACCCAAGCGAACTCCTCAAAATCTGGAAATAACAGTGAGGGTAACAGGTCATCAATAAAACAGGATGGTGGTTCTGGTGGAAATAAGAAAGTTGATTGGTTCAAGGAAGTGGCTAGTTGTGATATGTTCCATGGGAATTGGGTTAGGGATGACTCATACCCTCTCTACCCTGAGGGATCATGTCCGCACATTGATGAGCCCTTTGACTGCTATCTCAACGGTCGGCGAGATCTAGTTTACCAGAAGCTCCGCTGGCAACCCAGTGGATGCAGTATCCCAAG ATTGAACCCAACCGATATGTTGGAGAGGCTGAGAGGAAAAAGACTTGTTTTCGTTGGTGATTCACTCAATAGGAACATGTGGGAATCCCTTGTGTGTATTTTGAGGAATTCCGTCAAAGACAAGAGGAAGGTTTTTGAGGCATCTGGCAGGCGTGAGTTTAAGACGGAAGGCTCATACTCTTTCCTATTCACG GACTATAACTGCAGCGTGGAGTTCTTCCGCTCCCCATTCCTAGTCCAGGAATGGGAGATGAAAGTGAGCAGTGGAAAGAAAAAGGAAACTCTCAGGCTTGATCTGGTCGAGCAATCGTCATTGAAGTACAAGGATGCAGACTTTCTCATTTTCAATACTGGGCATTGGTGGACACATGAGAAAACTTCTCTTGG GAAGGACTACTATCAGGAAGGTAACCATGTGTATAATGAGCTAAACGTCATGGATGCCTTTCATAAAGCTCTTCTCACCTGGTCCAAGTGGATTGATGCCAATGTTAACCCCAGAAAAACTGCTGTGTTATTCAGAGGCTACTCAGCATCTCATTTTAG TGGTGGCCAATGGAATTCAGGCGGTAGCTGTGACAAGGAGAGCGAACCAATAACCAATGAACAGTACCTTTCAACCTACCCACCAAAGATGAGCATTCTGGAAGATGTGATCCACAAGATGAAAACTCCGGTTGTTTATTTGAACATAACGAGAATGACTGACTACAGAAAGGATGCACACCCTTCCATCTACCGCAAGCAGAACCTTACTGATGAGGAGAGGAGATCGCCCGAAAGATATCAGGACTGCAGCCACTGGTGCCTTCCTGGAGTACCAGATTCCTGGAATGAACTGGTTTATGCTCAACTTTTGATCAGGCAGCATCAAATGCGCCAACAATAA